A stretch of Pelecanus crispus isolate bPelCri1 chromosome 3, bPelCri1.pri, whole genome shotgun sequence DNA encodes these proteins:
- the LOC104027166 gene encoding glutathione S-transferase 3 isoform X2 yields the protein MAGKPKLYYFDGRGKMESVRWLLAAAGAEFEEEFLETREQYEKLLQGGSLLFQQVPMVEIDGMKMVQTRAILSYIAAKYNLYGKDLKERALIDMYVGGTDDLMGFILMFPFLSAEDKEKQRAVIVQKATSRYFPAYEKVLKDHGQDFLVGNSFSWADVHLLEAILMVEEKKSDALSGFPQLQAFKARISSIPTIKKFLEPGSQRKPVPDDKYVETVRRVLRMYYDVKAN from the exons ATGGCTGGAAAACCAAAACTTTACTACTTTGATGGAAGAGGCAAGATGGAGTCAGTTCGCTGGTTGTTAGCTGCGGCTGGGGCGGAG TTTGAAGAAGAGTTTTTGGAAACCCGAGAGCAGTATGAGAAGCTCCTGCAAG GCGGATCCCTGCTATTTCAGCAAGTGCCCATGGTGGAGATCGATGGGATGAAGATGGTGCAGACTAGAGCCATCCTGAGCTACATAGCAGCAAAGTACAACCTCTACGGGAAGGACCTGAAGGAGAGAGCCCT gATTGATATGTATGTTGGAGGAACCGATGACCTTATGGGCTTCATTCTGATGTTCCCATTCTTATCGGCTGAGGATAAAGAGAAACAACGTGCGGTTATAGTTCAAAAGGCGACAAGCAGGTATTTCCCAGCATATGAAAAG GTTTTGAAAGACCATGGGCAGGACTTTCTTGTTGGCAACAGTTTTAGCTGGGCAGATGTTCATCTTCTTGAAGCCATTTTAATGGTAGAAGAGAAGAAGTCGGATGCACTCTCAGGCTTTCCTCAGTTACAG GCATTTAAAGCAAGGATAAGCAGTATCCCCACAATCAAGAAATTTCTAGAGCCTGGAAGCCAGAGGAAACCTGTTCCTGATG
- the LOC104027166 gene encoding glutathione S-transferase 3 isoform X1: MAGKPKLYYFDGRGKMESVRWLLAAAGAEVCFSVFNFKLHIGKLFEEEFLETREQYEKLLQGGSLLFQQVPMVEIDGMKMVQTRAILSYIAAKYNLYGKDLKERALIDMYVGGTDDLMGFILMFPFLSAEDKEKQRAVIVQKATSRYFPAYEKVLKDHGQDFLVGNSFSWADVHLLEAILMVEEKKSDALSGFPQLQAFKARISSIPTIKKFLEPGSQRKPVPDDKYVETVRRVLRMYYDVKAN, encoded by the exons ATGGCTGGAAAACCAAAACTTTACTACTTTGATGGAAGAGGCAAGATGGAGTCAGTTCGCTGGTTGTTAGCTGCGGCTGGGGCGGAGGTTTGCTTTAGTGTTTTTAACTTTAAGCTGCACATTGGTAAGCTT TTTGAAGAAGAGTTTTTGGAAACCCGAGAGCAGTATGAGAAGCTCCTGCAAG GCGGATCCCTGCTATTTCAGCAAGTGCCCATGGTGGAGATCGATGGGATGAAGATGGTGCAGACTAGAGCCATCCTGAGCTACATAGCAGCAAAGTACAACCTCTACGGGAAGGACCTGAAGGAGAGAGCCCT gATTGATATGTATGTTGGAGGAACCGATGACCTTATGGGCTTCATTCTGATGTTCCCATTCTTATCGGCTGAGGATAAAGAGAAACAACGTGCGGTTATAGTTCAAAAGGCGACAAGCAGGTATTTCCCAGCATATGAAAAG GTTTTGAAAGACCATGGGCAGGACTTTCTTGTTGGCAACAGTTTTAGCTGGGCAGATGTTCATCTTCTTGAAGCCATTTTAATGGTAGAAGAGAAGAAGTCGGATGCACTCTCAGGCTTTCCTCAGTTACAG GCATTTAAAGCAAGGATAAGCAGTATCCCCACAATCAAGAAATTTCTAGAGCCTGGAAGCCAGAGGAAACCTGTTCCTGATG